A genomic stretch from Malus domestica chromosome 15, GDT2T_hap1 includes:
- the LOC103399999 gene encoding NADP-dependent glyceraldehyde-3-phosphate dehydrogenase-like — MAGSGLFAEILDGEAYKYYGDGEWKKSSSGKLVPIINPTTRKVQYKVQACTQEEVNKVMETAKIAQKAWAKTPLWKRAELLHRAASILKEHKAPIGESLVKEIAKPAKDAITEVVRSGDLVSYCAEEGVRILGEGKFLVSDSFPGNDRTKYCLTSKIPLGVVLAIPPFNYPVNLAVSKIAPALIAGNALVLKPPTQGAVSCLHMVHCFHLAGFPKGLISCVTGKGSEIGDFLTMHPGVNCISFTGGDTGIAISKKAGMIPLQMELGGKDACIVLEDADLDLVAANIIKGGFSYSGQRCTAVKVVLVMESVADALVAKVNARVAKLTVGPPEDNSDITPVVSESSANFIEGLVVDAKQKGATFCQEYKRDGNLIWPLLLDNVRPDMRIAWEEPFGPVLPVIRITTVEEGIHHCNASNFGLQGCVFTKDINKAMLIGDAMETGTVQINSAPARGPDHFPFQGIKDSGIGSQGITNSINMMTKIKTTVINLPTPSYTMG, encoded by the exons ATGGCTGGGAGTGGATTGTTCGCAGAGATTCTTGATGGAGAAGCATACAAGTATTATGGTGATGGGGAGTGGAAGAAATCATCTTCTGGTAAACTTGTTCCCATCATCAACCCTACCACAAGAAAGGTTCAGTACAAGGTTCAAG CTTGTACACAGGAAGAGGTGAACAAGGTCATGGAGACGGCGAAAATAGCGCAGAAGGCGTGGGCTAAGACCCCGCTTTGGAAGCGGGCCGAGCTCCTTCACAGGGCTGCTTCTATCCTCAAAGAACACAAAGCTCCAATTGGAGAGTCACTGGTTAAAGAAATTGCTAAACCTGCTAAAGATGCTATCACAGAG GTTGTGAGGTCTGGAGATTTGGTGTCTTACTGTGCCGAAGAAGGGGTTAGGATTCTCGGAGAGGGGAAGTTCTTGGTGTCTGATAGTTTCCCGGGAAATGACAGAACAAAATATTGCTTAACTTCCaag ATTCCACTCGGCGTGGTTCTAGCCATTCCACCATTTAACTATCCTGTCAACCTTGCTGTCTCAAAAATTGCTCCTGCGCTGATCGCTGGAAACGCCCTTGTGCTCAAGCCCCCAACTCAG GGTGCTGTTTCTTGCCTTCATATGGTGCATTGCTTCCACTTGGCTGGATTTCCCAAAGGCCTTATTAGCTGTGTCACTGGGAAAGGATCTGAGATCGGCGACTTCCTTACCATGCATCCTGGAGTGAACTGCATTAG CTTCACTGGTGGTGACACCGGCATTGCAATTTCGAAAAAGGCAGGCATGATCCCTCTTCAGATGGAATTGGGAGGAAAAGATGCATGCATTGTGCTTGAAGATGCCGACCTAGATTTGGTCGCGGCAAACATAATAAAGGGAGGCTTTTCTTACAG CGGTCAAAGATGTACTGCTGTTAAGGTTGTCTTGGTGATGGAATCCGTTGCTGATGCCCTGGTTGCGAAAGTGAATGCACGAGTGGCGAAATTAACTGTTGGTCCACCAGAGGATAACAGTGACATCACTCCCGTTGTTTCAGAATCATCTGCGAATTTTATTGAAGGTTTGGTTGTGGATGCAAAACAGAAAGGAGCAACATTTTGCCAAGAGTACAAGAGAGACGGCAACCTTATCTGGCCTTTGTTGTTAGATAATGTCAGGCCGGACATGAGAATTGCATGGGAAGAGCCATTCGGTCCAGTTTTGCCCGTTATTAGGATTACTACGGTAGAAGAAGGAATCCACCATTGCAATGCCAGTAACTTCGGACTCCAG GGCTGTGTGTTCACAAAGGACATCAACAAGGCCATGTTGATTGGTGATGCAATGGAGACGGGAACTGTTCAAATAAACTCCGCACCTGCTCGTGGACCAGATCATTTTCCGTTCCAG GGCATAAAGGACAGTGGAATTGGTTCACAAGGAATCACCAACAGCATCAACATGATGACCAAGATCAAGACCACTGTAATCAACTTGCCAACCCCTTCTTACACCATGGGTTAG